The genomic interval GGGGAGGTCGTCGAACCAGCGGGCGGCGCTGATTTCGTCGTCGGGGTCGCTGATTTCGGGTTCGGTGCAGTCGGTGGCGTCGGCGGCGAACACGGGGAGGACGCCCCGGGTCTCGTAGGGGCCGGAGCGCACCGTGATGCGGGTAAGCATCGCGAGGCCGCGGTAGGCGGCGTCCACGCCGGCTTCCTCGTCGAGTTCGCGTTCGGCGGCCTCGCGGTACGTTTCGTCGGTTTCGACGCCGCCGCCGGGGAGCACCCAGAGGTCGACGCCGTCGTGGCGGACGAGGAGGAGTTCGCCGGACGGCCGGTAGACGATGGTGTGCGCGCCGAACGGCGCACCCGTTTTCTCGATGCGTTCGGCGAGCGTGCGGAAGCGCTCGCGGCCGACGTGGCGGGTGCGGGAGAACTCTACGAAGTCGTCGTGGGCGTCGCTGATGCGGTGGTAGGCGCGTTCGGCGGTCTGTTCCGCGCGTTGCGCGAGGAACCACGTGTCGTCAATCGGCATTGCTCGGTGGTTCGTGCGCGTGACTCCGGGGGCGGTTCGGCGTGCGCGTGGTGTGGGCGTAAAGTATCATGGGTTTCTGTTGACGACAAGGCGGCATAACGTTTCTGTCGGGGCGAACCGGGGGGCTTTTGGCCGGGCCGCGGGAATCCCGAGGTATGAGCTTCGAAGAAGGTGACACGGTCGTCCTGCACGACGAGCACAGCGACTTCGACGGTGAGACGGGCGAAATCACGCAGAAGGTCGAGACGATGTTCGGCGACGCGAACTACACGATTTCCTTCGAGGACGGCCAGGAGGCCGGCGTCCCCGAGGACAACCTCGAAGCCGCGGAGTAATCTTCGAGAGCGGTTCCGCGAACAACCGCGTTTTTCTCCCTCGGGTTCGTAGAGCGAGTAATGAGTTCGGTTCCGTTCCACTACATCGACCTCCGCGCGTTCTGTTACGAGACGGAGGCTGACGACCGCGTCGAGTCGGCGCTCCGCTACTTCCTGCCGGAGGACGCGGAGGTACAGCGCGCGGAGAGCCGCGGGCACAACGGCGACCGCATCGTGGTGTTCTCGGCGCGCGTGGAGCTGGCGGACGACCTCCGCCACGTGCTCGAACGCCTCCGAGAGGGCGCGGACATCGACCGACTGCGCGACGAACTGGACGACCGGGTGACGGAGAACTGCGAGTTCTTCGCGCACCTCGACAAGCAGGCCGCGTTCGACGGTGAGGCGGAACTCGGGGACGGCATCTCGCTGCGCGCGAAGGTCGAGGCGTACCCGGCGAAGCGCGAGGCGGCGCTGGAGAACGCGCGGGAGGCCCTGTGATGTACGAGGCCGTGTTCGCACATCCGGACGGCGCGAGCACGGTCTCGCGGTTCGCGGACGCGCTCGCGGGCGTCGAGTACGACGGCGTCGTCGTCCGGAGCAGGGCGGGCGACCGCCCCGAGTTCGACGCGGAGCGCGTGCGCGAGGAGCACGGAATCGACGTGGTCGATGGGGTGACGGTGGCGGCCGACGACCCGACGGGGGCGAGCGGCGCGGTGGCGAACCTCCGGTCGGACGCGACGGTGCTCTGCGTGCGGGGAGGGGACGCGACGATGAACCGGTACGCGGTCGAGGAGGAGAAGGTGGACGTGCTCTCCCGGCCGGGGAGCGACGTGAACCACGTGATGGTGAAGGCGGCGAAGCGCAACGCCGTCCGGCTGGAGTTCGACTTCGGGCCGGCACTGCGCGAGTCCGGGGGCGAGCGCGTGCGGGCGCTCCGCGGCCTCCGGAAGCTCCGCGAAATCGTCGAGCACTACGACGCGCCGTACGTCGTGAGCGCCGCGCCCGCGAGCCACCTGGACGTTCGCGCGCCCCGGGAACTCGTCGCCGTCGCGGAACAGGCGGGGTTCGGCGAGGCGTGGGTTCGCGCGGGTCTCCGGGAGTGGGGGGTTCTCGCGGCGCGGAACCGGGAGCGGATGTCCGCCGACTTCATAGCGCCCGGCGTGCGTAGGGGACGGTATGAAGAAGACGCTTGACGAGCACGCCGCGCGTTTCGACGACATCGCCGCGGAGTACGACGAGAACAAGAGCGAGGAGTACAACGAGTGCGTCCGCCTCGTCGTCGAGCACGCCACGGCCGGTCTTTCGGGCGACGAGACGGTGCTCGATTTGGCGACGGGGACGGGCGCTATCGCGCTCGCCGTCGCGGACGCGGCGGGCCGCGTGGTCGGCCGCGACATCAGCGAGGGGATGATGGCGGAGGCGCGCGCGAAGGCCGACGAGCGCGGCGTCGAGAACGTCGAGTTCGGCGAGGGGCGGTTCCGGAGTCCGAACTACGACGGCTCCGTGGACGTGGTGACGTCGAACTTCGCGATGCACCACCTCGCGGACGACGAGAAGCGCGAGGCCATCGACGTCATCGCCGGCCTCGACCCCGAGAAAATCGTGCTCGGGGACGTGATGCTATTCGGGGAACCGAACCCCGAGGAACCCTTTTTCAGTCCCGACGTGGACGACCCGGCGACGGTGGGCGTGCTCGCGGACGCGTTCACGGACGCCGGCTACGCGCTCACGGCGGTCGAGATGGTGCACGACCACGTCGGCGTGCTGGTCGCCGAGCGCGCATGAAGCACCTCCCGAAGCACTTGCGGCCGCGCTGGCGGTACCTCGCCGTGGAACTCGAAGGCTGGCCGGACGCCGCGTTCTCGCGGGGGGCGTTCCAGCGCGCGCTCTGGTACGCCGCGGGCAACCTCCTCGGCGACCCGGGGAGCGCGGACGCCGACCTGCGCGTGTTCTCCTTCGCGTTCGCGGACGGAACGGGGGAAGCCATCGTGCGGGCGCGCCGCGGCCACGTGAGCGAGGCGCGGGCGGCGCTCGCGTGCGTGACCGCCGTCGACGGCGAGGCCGTTCGCGTCGCCGTCCGCGGGGTTTCGGGGACGGTGCGTGCCGCGGAAGAAAACTATTTAGGACGCGCGAGTTTAAGTACGGGCGAGGAAGAAGTCGTGTTCAGGAACGCCACCCGGCGCGCCGTCGCTCGCGACGGCCGCATCGACATCGACGTCGAGGGTGCGTACGTGGGCGCGACCCGCTCTGATTTGGACTAAACTATGCAGGGTCAAAACCAGCAGCAAGCATACGACCGAGGTATCACGATCTTCTCCCCGGACGGTCGGCTCTATCAAGTGGAGTACGCCCGGGAGGCCGTCAAACGAGGCTCCGCGTCCATCGGGGTGCGCGCCGAGGACGGCGTCGTCCTCCTCGTGGACAAGCGCATCCGCTCCTCCCTGATGGAGGAGACGAGCGTCGAGAAGATTCACAAGGCAGACAACCACATCGGCATCGCGTCCGCGGGCCACGTCGCCGACGCCCGCCAGCTCATCGACTTCGCGCGCCGGAACTCCCAGGTCAACCGCCTCCGCTACGACGAGGCCATCGGCGTGGAGACGCTGACGAAGGACATCACCGACCACATCCAGCAGTACACGCAGGTCGGCGGCGCGCGGCCGTTCGGCGTCGCGCTCCTCATCGGCGGCGTGGACGAGGACGGCAGCCCCCGGCTGTTCGAGACCGACCCGTCCGGCACGCCGAACGAGTGGAAGGCGCTCGCCATCGGCTCCGGCCGCGACGACATCCAGAGCTATCTGGAGGAGAACTACCAGTCCGACCTCGAACTCGACGAGGCCGTCGGCCTCGCGCTCCGCTCGCTCGCGGAGAGCCACGAGGAGGGTCTCACCGCGTCCGGCATCGGCGTCGCCACCGTGGACGCCGAGTCCCGGAGTTTCGTCGAACTGACGAACGACGAGATAGACGAGTACCTCGACGACTTCGACCTGCAGGCCGAGTCCGACGACGAGAGCGAGGAGTAATCCCGTCGCTTTCTTTCGCTTTCCGCTCCGGGAGCGACGGCTACCACCTTTTTCCCGTCCGGGGGCGTAGCGGCTGGTATGATTTCGCTCGACGAAGCCGTAACAGCGCGGTTGGAGTCTCACGGGGAACGCTTCGAGGTGCTCATCGACCCGGACGCGGCGCTCGCGATGAAGCGCGGCGAGTTCGACGGCGACCTGGAGGACGTCATCGCCGCCCGGGACGTGTTCGAGAACGCCAGTCGCGGCGACCGGCCCGCGGAGGAAGACCTCGAAACCGTGTTCGGGACGACCGACCCTCTCGAAATCATCCCCGAAGTCGTCGAGCGCGGGGAGATTCAGATTACGGCGGAACAGCGAAAGGAGATGCAGGAGCAAAAGCGCAAGCAGCTCATCAACACCATCGCGCGGAACGCGGTGAACCCCCAGATGGACAACGCGCCGCATCCGCCCGACCGCATCGAGAACGCGCTGGAGCAGGCGGGGTTCACGGTCGACCCGATGGAGCCGGTGGAGAACCAGGTTGACGACGCGCTCGACGCGCTGCGGCCCGTGATTCCGATTCGGTTCGACGAGGTGACGGTGGCGGTGCAGGTGCCCGCGGACTACGCGGGGAGCGCGCAGGCCCAGATTCGGCAGTTCGGCGACCTGGAGCGCGAGGAGTGGCAGGCGGACGGCTCCTGGGTCGGCGTGCTGACGTTCCCGGCGGGGATGCAGAACGAGTTCTACGACCTCGTGAACGAGCACACGAGCGGCGAGGCGGAGACGCGCATCATCAAGGAGAAGGACGAACTCTCGACGCGCTAACTGTCGAGGTGGGCGTGGACGAGCGCGCGCTCGGCGCGGTGGAGGATACCGCTCACTGTCGATTTTGCGAGGCCGACGTCTTCGGCGACGTCCGTGAGCGAGCACGCCCGGGGTTCGTCGTAGTAGCCCGCGGCGGCCGCCGCCTCCAGTACGTCCCGTTGGCGGTCGGTCAGCGGGTCGCGCTCTCCGGTCGCGTCCGCGTCCACGCGCTCCAGTCGGTAGTCCACGCCGCGCGCGTCGAGTTCGTCGCCGAGCCGCGAGAGGCGTTCGTGGGTGGCGGTGAGCGTCCAGCGCGCGACGCCGTCGCTGACCTCGAACGGGAAGTCGAGCGGGAGTTTCGCGGAGCGGGTCGCGGAGAGCAGGGTGGGGGTGCGCGTCTCGAACTGCACGAGCACGCCGTCCTCTGCGGGGAGCACGTCACCGTCGCGGAGCGCGTCGCTCGACGCGACAACCGCCGCCATCTCGTCTGACGGGATGCCGCGCGCTTCGACGAGGCCGACGCCAGCGCCGTCCTCGGCCGGGAGCGCGGAGAGCACGCGGAACGTCGCGTCGGGGTTCTCGCGGGTGACGGGGGCGAGCCACATCTCGTCGGGGAGCGTGATGGCGAGCGTCGCGCGGGTCACGGCCGCGGATAGGGGGGTCGCGGAAAAAACTCCGCCGATGCCGGCCTACACTGCGCCCGCGGGCGCTTCGACGTCCTCCTCGACGACGGGGTCGCGGAGCGCCTCGACCTCGTCCAGAATCGCCTCGACGTGTTCGTCGGGCACGTCGTTCTCGCGGAGCGCGGCTTCGAGGTTCTCCGCGGTTCGGTCGAACGCTTCGTGCGTGATACCCATGCCGTCGTGCGCGGATTCCATGTCGTCGCCGTCGTACTCGACGGGGCCGCCCGCGACGGCGCTGATGAACTGTACCTGGTGGGCGAACAGCGCTTGCTTGTCCACGCCGTCGAAGTACGGCGTGAGGTCGTCGTCGGCGAACATGCGGTCGTAGAAGTCGGAGACGACGGACTCGACGGCGTCGCGGCCGCCGATGTCCGCGTAGATGCTCTGAGCCATTGCAGTCGGTACTCGGGGCGCGCGACCGGAGTACCTACGCCCGAACGTGTTCGCACTGCGGGACGCTACCACGGCTCACGAGCGGTGGTGCGAAAGAAGAATCGGTCGCGGGCGGGGTTACGCCCAGGCGGGTTTCGTGACGGTCACGTCCCCGCGCTCGAACGTGAACTGCTTCGAGACGGTCGCGGGTTCGCCATCGATGGTGGTCGTGTAGCTCACGGAGATGTCGGTGACGAAGCCGTTCGGCGTGACGGTCGCACTCAGAGTTTCCGTGGCGGCCTCGCCGTACTCGGTGCTGACGTTGACGGCGTCGGTCGCGCGGAGCTCGACGTTCCCGTCGTCGGTCTCGGAGACCTCTAGCTGGCCGGCCGCGAGGAGCGTGTAGAGGTACTCGCTCCACTGGTCGGGCGTGCGGACGAGGTCGGTGTCACCCGGGCCGCCGACGGTCGCGGTGGTGGTGTTGCCGTCGTCGTGCGTGTACTGGACGGTGCCGGTGGTGGCGTTCGACCAGAACGCGACGCTACTGTAGTCGTTGCCGGGCGGGGTGGCGCTGTAGCCCCGGGACGCGGATAGCGTGTCGCCGCTGGCCTTCGTGGTCTGCATGTAGGCCTCGTAGCCCGAGCCGTTGACGCGGACGGACGTGATTTCGGTAACCTCGTAGTCGGACGTCCGGAGCGCCTCGGCGTGCGCGTCCGTGAGGTCGAACCCGCTCTCGACGCCGGCAGCGGTGACGCCCGGCGGGTAATCGACGGACGCCTGGGTCGTGGTGGTGTTCGTGGTCGGTGCGGTCGTGCTCCCGCCGGTGCCGCCGCAGCCCGCGAGTGCGAGCATGGCTGCGAGCGCTACCGCGAGGAGGGCAGTCCTTCGCATGCTTTCGAATCGAAGCACCCCTCGGATAAGTAAGTTCTCTTACAGTACTGTTATGGGTACACATACCACGAAAATACGGCCCGAAACCGACCGAACCCGCAGAAAAGAACCCGCCGAATACTATCCGCGCCGGAACCCGACGAGGAAACCGCCCGTGAAGCCCCACTTTTTCCGGGCGCTGGCACGCGCCCGGAAAACCTGGAGGAAAAACCGTTATCCGCGCCGGAATCCGACGAGGAAACCGCCCGTGAAGCCCGCGGAGATGGAGAGCGTGGAGAGGATGGTGTTAATCCACTCGGGCGGGGTGCCGTTCTGTGCGGCCTCGCTGGCCTGCACCGCGCCGGCAGTGAGGCGTTCCCAGTCCACGGTGAGGATGCCGCGGGATTCGAGGAACTTGAACAGCGCGAGCTCGATGCCGACGAGGACGGCGATGAGTTTCGCGACTTTCTTCGCCGCGAACCCGATGATGCCGCCGATGACCGCGCCGCTCCCGAACTCGATGCCGAGGGAGGTCGGGTCGATGTTGACTGCCATACCGTATCCGTCGCCGTCCGCTTTTAAGGCTCTTGTGCCGCGCCCGGTGCTTAAGTATTCTCGGCCCCTACCCTCGTGTAAGTGACAGGCGCACGTACACCTGACACGGCCGTCGTCGCGAAGCGCGTCGATTCGGGCACCGCGGACACGGACGAGGTTCGCGACCTGGTTCGGGCGGCGGGCTACGACGTCGTCGGCGAGGTCACGCAGGCACGGAAAGCCGACCCCGCGCTCCAGCTCGGCGAGGGGAAGGTCGAGGAGCTCGCGACGCTGGTGCGGGACACCGGCGCGGACACGGTCGTGTTCGACAACCGGCTCGGCCCCTACCAGATCTTCAACCTCGGCGGGAAGCTCCCGGACGGGGTGGAGGTCGTCGACCGGTTCACGCTCATCCTCGACATCTTCGGCCAGCGCGCGCACACCCGGAAGGCCCAGTTGCAGGTCGAACTCGCGGAACTCCGGTACGAACTCCCGCGCGCCGAGGCGAAGACGAGTCTCGCGAAGCGCGACGAGAAACCCGGGTTCATGGGGCTCGGCGAGTACGACGAGAGCCGCGAGCAGGACATCAAAGACCGCATCAGCCGCATCCGGGACGAACTCGCGAACATCGAGAAGACGGAGGAACACCGGCGCGACCAGCGCCGCGAGTCCGGGTTCGACCTCGTCGCGCTCGCCGGGTACACGAACGCCGGGAAGAGCACGCTGATGCGGTCGCTCGCCGCCGACCTCGACGTGGACGAGAACGAGGAGCGCCACCCCGACCTCGACACGACCGCGGAGTCCCGCGACATGCTGTTCACGACGCTCGGAACCACCACCCGGCGACTCGACATGGAGAACCGGGACGTGCTCCTCACGGACACCGTCGGGTTCATCAGCGACCTCCCGCACTGGCTCGTCGAGTCGTTCAAGTCCACGCTCGAATCGGTCTACCAGTCCGACCTCGTCCTCCTGGTGGTGGACGCAACCGAGTCCGTCGAGGACATCCGGGAGAAGCTGGTGACGAGCCACGACACGCTCTACGAGCGCAACGAAGCCCCCATCGTCACCGTCCTCAACAAGGTGGACGAGGTGCCCGAGGACGAACTCGCGGAGAAGCGAGCGGCGCTCTCCGCGCTCGCGCCGAACCCCGTCGCGGTCTCAGGGAAGGAGGAACTGAACCTCGACGCGCTCCGCGAGCGCATCCACGACGAACTCCCCGACCGGGAGCGCGAACGCCTCGTGATGCCCCTGACGGACGACACGATGAGCGTCGTCTCCTGGGTGCACGACAACGCGCACGTCCGCGACGTGTCCTACGGCGACGACGAAGTGGTCGTGGACTTCGAGGCCCGACCGAGCATCGTGGAGAAGACGCGCTCGAAGGCGAGCAACCTCGCGGAAGCCTAGTTCTTCTCCTTCGCCACGACCTCGACGTTCTCGATGCGCGTCCCCGGGTACTGGCCCGATTCGTCCTTCTCGGCGGCTTTCACCATGTCCCAGACGACGTTCAGCCCAGTAGTGACGCCCTCCAATGCCTCCATCTCGCAGCCGGTCTTTCCCGTGGTTTCGACGGCAACCTCCAGCACGACGCGGTCGTCGCGCACGTCGAAGTCGGTGTCCACGTTCGTGATGGGTATCTGGTGGCACATCGGAATCGTCTCCCACGTGTGCTTCACGGCCTGTATCGCGCCGACGCGCGCGGTGGCGAGGACGTCGCCCTTCCCGATTTCGTCCGCGCGAACCGCGTCCACCGTGGACTCGGAGAGGTGAATCTCGCCGCGCGCGACCGCGCGGCGCTCGCTGTCCGGCTTCTCGCCCACGTCCACCATCTGCACGTCGCCCTCGTCCGTGGTGTGCGTCAGGTCGTCGTCAGTCATCGTCGTAGAGTGCGTGCGGGAGCCTCGTAAGCAGGTCGCTCGCGAGCAACCCGTAGCCGTTCTCGGCGACGGCGTCGTCGCCCGCGCGACCGTTCGCGTACGCGGCGAGCGCGCCGGCGTCCACGGGCTCGGTGACGGAGAGGAGCGCGCCGGTCGCGCCCGCGAGCACGTCCCCGGTTCCGCCGACGGTCATTCCGGGGTTGCCCGTGCGGTTCGCGCGCGTCGCCTCGCCGTCCGTGACGATGTCGTACGCGCCCTTCACGAGTATCGTGTGCCCGAGGTCGGCGGCGAACGACTCTACCGCCGCCATGCGGTCGCGCCACTCGGACTCGCGCGGGCCGCCCATTTTCACCAACTCGCCCTGATGGGGCGTGCAGACGAGCGTCGCCTCGGTGTCGACGTCCGGAACGACCTGGAGGGCGTCGGCGTCCACGACCGCGCGCCCCTCGTAGTCGGCGAGGAACTGGCGGACGGCGCGCAGGGTGTCGTCCGCGTCGCCGAGCCCCGGCCCCAGCACGACCACGTCGCGCTCGCTCGCGCGGTCGAGGAGCGTCTCGACGTGCGTCGGCTGGAGGCGCGTGCCGACGAACGGTTCGACGATGAGGTCTTCGCTGTACCCCTGCACCTCGTCCGCGACCGGTTCGGGGCAGGCGACGTACGCGAGGTCAGCGCCCGCGCGGAGCGCCGCCTGCGCCGACAGCGCCGGCGCGCCCGTGTACGGCCCGCCGCCGATGACCGTCACCTTCCCGAAGTCGCCCTTGTGCGCCTGCGGGTCGCGCCCGAGGACGTTACGGTCGCCCGGCCCGACGAACAACTCGGCCGCCTCGGGGATGCCGATGTCAGCGACCGTGACGGTCTCCCCGTCCAGTCCGGGTTTCGCGTCGTGGAAGGTGACGACGCGGTCGGCGTCCACGACCGCGCCCGGCGTCTCGCCCGTGTCCGCGTCCATGCCCGACGGCACGTCCACGGAAACGACGGTCGCCTCGGACTCGTTGATGGCGTCGATGGCGGACGCCTCGGGTTCGCGGGGCGCGCCCGACACGCCCGTTCCCAGCAGGGCGTCCACGAGCACGTCCGGCTCCCCGAAGTCGAGCGCGCGCGAGTCCGAGACTTCTTCCGCGGGGATGTCGCTCTCCGCGAGCGCGCCCCAGTTCTCCCGACTGATCGCGGTGGTGATGGTCTCGCGGCGGCCGAGAAGGTGGACGGACACGTCGTGGTCGGCGAGGAAGCGCGCGGCGACGAACGCGTCCCCGCCGTTGTTCCCGCGGCCCGCGACGACCGCCACGGACGCGCCCGGGTCGGCGACCTCGCGCACCTCGCGCGCGACCGCGTTCCCGCTCGACTCCATCAACTGCTTGCGTGAGACGCCGAGCGCCTCCGCGTTCTCGTCCACGGCGGCCATCCGCCTGCTCGAAATCATACTCTACTCCTCTGTCTCGGCCGCCGTAAATCCGCGGGCTACCGCCGAATCTCGAACGACTCGACGCCCGCCGGCTCCCCGTACTCCACGGATACGTCCGTCACGTCGGCCCGACGACTCCCTGTGTGACACCACTCCACCATCTCTTCCACGGCGTCCTCGTCGCCCTCGAAGACGGCTTCGACGCGGCCGTCCGCGAGGTTCTTCACCCAGCCGTCCACGCCGCGCTCGCGGGCGGCGTCCCGCGTGCTCGCCCGGTAGTAGACGCCCTGCACGGTTCCGGAGACGAAGACGTGCGCGCGGATTCGCTCGCTCATACGTCGCTCTGGTGGCGGGTCGGACTTAGTTCCCGCCGCCGTTGCGCAGGTGATGGAACAGATACGTCTGGGTGTAGCCGGCGTACGGTCCGAACTGTTCGCGGAGCGCGCGCGAGGTGTCGGCGTAGTTCCCGCGGGCGCAGTCGGGGTAGTAGTCCTCGATGGCGGTGCGAATCCAGGTGTCGAGCGGGACGGCGTCGAGGTAGTCGAGCGAGAAGAGCAGGACGCAGTCCGCGACCTTCTCGCCGACGCCGACGAACCCCGTCATCGCGTCGCGGGCGTCCTCGTAGTCCAGTCCACGGATGTCGTCTCTGGTGAGTTCGTCGGACGCGACGAGTTCGGCGGTGCGCTGGACGTAGGGCGCGCGGTAGCCGAGGCCGAGGTCGCGGAGTTCGTCCTCGGTCGTCTCGGCGAGCGCGTCGGGCGTCGGGAACGCGTGGTAGGTGCGGCCGTCGAACTCGATGCGCTCGCCGTACGCCTCCCGGAGGGACTCCTGCATGGCGAAGATGCGTTCGACCCGCATCTGCGCCGAGCAGATGAACGATATCAGGCAGCCGAAGAATGGGTCGGAGACGATGCGCATCCCCCAGTAGCGGTCGTACGCGGCGTCCACGAGGTCGTCGGTGTTCGCGGCGGCGCGTATCGCGTCGAGGTCGTCGTCCAGTCGGAGGAGGTCGTGGAGGCGGGCGTCGGCGTCGGTGGTGGCCTCCCAGACGAGTTCGTCGTCGGTCTGCCGCACCCGAATCACGTCGCCGTCGGCGACGGTGGCGTACCAGGCGTCGCCGCCGTGCGCGCCGTCCGTCTCGTAGGTCGCGCCGTCCTCGCGCGTCCAGAGGTAGGACTGGCCGGATTCGAGGGTGGACTGGAGGTCGAACGCTGACGCGAGGGAGTCGAGGGGTATCGACCCGGTTTCCATACCTCCTCTCGGTCGCGTCCCGGCCAAGTGTCCGTCGGTCTCGCGTGCTAACGCGGGGCAAAGAACTATAGCGGCGTGGGAGAGACGCCCCGCTATGGACTGCCGCGTCGTCCTGGAGGCCGCCGTCCCCGTCTACGACGTCGAGACGCCCGACGAAGCCGTTCGCATCGCGGTTTCGAAGACGGGCGAACTCCTCAACCCCGACCTGAACTACGTCGAAATCGGCCCCGCGACCCGCGAGTGCCCGAACTGCGGCGACTCCGAGGACGCCGCGTTCGTCGCCGCGGACGAGGGACTGGTCGCGCTCGAACTCGAACTCACCGTCTACAACGTCGACCGCGACGAACACGCCGCCCGCATCGCGCGCTCGGAGCTCGGCCAACACCTCACGGACATCCCGCTCGCCGTCAGTCGCGTGACGGACGCGTAGCTACGTCGTGTGCGTGTACCGCGAGAACTCTCGATGGGTTAGTCAGCCTGCGCAGCGACCTTCTCGGTCTCGGGCTCCACGGACGTCGTGATGCCGGACGCCAGTGCGAACACTGCTGCTTTGTGTTCGGTTTTCGATTTGTGGATGGATGTCGGTCGCACCCCCAGATCCTGGTATTCGTCGAGCGTGACGCCGTCGTCTTCCACGCCCTCGTAGAAGTTGCTTACTTCGGCGAGCAGTCCGTGCAGGTGGATGAGCTCCTGCTTCTTCATGACAGCACATTCTAACGGCTACGGGGACTTAGTAGTATCTTGAGGAAGGTTAACACACTTCTCTGTGGGTGGCTCAGCGCGTCTCGTGCCGAACCGCTTTTACGTCCTCTCGCCCCATTTCCCGGTATGGATTACGAGGAGCAACTCGACCGAGCGATGAGCGAGAAGCCCGACGTCGCCGGGAGCGAGAGCCGGTTCGACGTCCCCGAACCCACCGTCCGCAAGGAGGGGAACGTCACTGTCTACGAGAACTTCCAGGCGACCATCGACCGCCTCGGCCGCGACGAGGAACACGTCCTCAAGTTCATCCAGGACGAACTCGCGACGAGCGCCCAGATAGACGAGAGCGGCCGCGCGCGCTTCACCGGCGAGTTCGGCGGCGACCGCGTCGAAGCCGTGCTCGACGACTACGTCGATACGTACGTCCTGTGTCCCGAGTGCGGCCTCCCGGACACGAACCTGGAAACGGAGAACGGAACGGAACGCCTCCACTGCGAGGCG from Salarchaeum japonicum carries:
- a CDS encoding NUDIX hydrolase; protein product: MPIDDTWFLAQRAEQTAERAYHRISDAHDDFVEFSRTRHVGRERFRTLAERIEKTGAPFGAHTIVYRPSGELLLVRHDGVDLWVLPGGGVETDETYREAAERELDEEAGVDAAYRGLAMLTRITVRSGPYETRGVLPVFAADATDCTEPEISDPDDEISAARWFDDLPDDTRDRDDLEQWRNRVLA
- a CDS encoding DUF1918 domain-containing protein translates to MSFEEGDTVVLHDEHSDFDGETGEITQKVETMFGDANYTISFEDGQEAGVPEDNLEAAE
- a CDS encoding RNA-binding protein; the encoded protein is MSSVPFHYIDLRAFCYETEADDRVESALRYFLPEDAEVQRAESRGHNGDRIVVFSARVELADDLRHVLERLREGADIDRLRDELDDRVTENCEFFAHLDKQAAFDGEAELGDGISLRAKVEAYPAKREAALENAREAL
- a CDS encoding RNase P subunit p30 family protein, with amino-acid sequence MYEAVFAHPDGASTVSRFADALAGVEYDGVVVRSRAGDRPEFDAERVREEHGIDVVDGVTVAADDPTGASGAVANLRSDATVLCVRGGDATMNRYAVEEEKVDVLSRPGSDVNHVMVKAAKRNAVRLEFDFGPALRESGGERVRALRGLRKLREIVEHYDAPYVVSAAPASHLDVRAPRELVAVAEQAGFGEAWVRAGLREWGVLAARNRERMSADFIAPGVRRGRYEEDA
- a CDS encoding class I SAM-dependent methyltransferase, producing MKKTLDEHAARFDDIAAEYDENKSEEYNECVRLVVEHATAGLSGDETVLDLATGTGAIALAVADAAGRVVGRDISEGMMAEARAKADERGVENVEFGEGRFRSPNYDGSVDVVTSNFAMHHLADDEKREAIDVIAGLDPEKIVLGDVMLFGEPNPEEPFFSPDVDDPATVGVLADAFTDAGYALTAVEMVHDHVGVLVAERA
- a CDS encoding Rpp14/Pop5 family protein, which encodes MKHLPKHLRPRWRYLAVELEGWPDAAFSRGAFQRALWYAAGNLLGDPGSADADLRVFSFAFADGTGEAIVRARRGHVSEARAALACVTAVDGEAVRVAVRGVSGTVRAAEENYLGRASLSTGEEEVVFRNATRRAVARDGRIDIDVEGAYVGATRSDLD
- the psmA gene encoding archaeal proteasome endopeptidase complex subunit alpha, which produces MQGQNQQQAYDRGITIFSPDGRLYQVEYAREAVKRGSASIGVRAEDGVVLLVDKRIRSSLMEETSVEKIHKADNHIGIASAGHVADARQLIDFARRNSQVNRLRYDEAIGVETLTKDITDHIQQYTQVGGARPFGVALLIGGVDEDGSPRLFETDPSGTPNEWKALAIGSGRDDIQSYLEENYQSDLELDEAVGLALRSLAESHEEGLTASGIGVATVDAESRSFVELTNDEIDEYLDDFDLQAESDDESEE
- a CDS encoding ribosome assembly factor SBDS — protein: MISLDEAVTARLESHGERFEVLIDPDAALAMKRGEFDGDLEDVIAARDVFENASRGDRPAEEDLETVFGTTDPLEIIPEVVERGEIQITAEQRKEMQEQKRKQLINTIARNAVNPQMDNAPHPPDRIENALEQAGFTVDPMEPVENQVDDALDALRPVIPIRFDEVTVAVQVPADYAGSAQAQIRQFGDLEREEWQADGSWVGVLTFPAGMQNEFYDLVNEHTSGEAETRIIKEKDELSTR
- a CDS encoding helix-turn-helix domain-containing protein, coding for MTRATLAITLPDEMWLAPVTRENPDATFRVLSALPAEDGAGVGLVEARGIPSDEMAAVVASSDALRDGDVLPAEDGVLVQFETRTPTLLSATRSAKLPLDFPFEVSDGVARWTLTATHERLSRLGDELDARGVDYRLERVDADATGERDPLTDRQRDVLEAAAAAGYYDEPRACSLTDVAEDVGLAKSTVSGILHRAERALVHAHLDS
- a CDS encoding group I truncated hemoglobin produces the protein MAQSIYADIGGRDAVESVVSDFYDRMFADDDLTPYFDGVDKQALFAHQVQFISAVAGGPVEYDGDDMESAHDGMGITHEAFDRTAENLEAALRENDVPDEHVEAILDEVEALRDPVVEEDVEAPAGAV
- a CDS encoding FUN14 domain-containing protein, whose amino-acid sequence is MAVNIDPTSLGIEFGSGAVIGGIIGFAAKKVAKLIAVLVGIELALFKFLESRGILTVDWERLTAGAVQASEAAQNGTPPEWINTILSTLSISAGFTGGFLVGFRRG
- the hflX gene encoding GTPase HflX — protein: MTGARTPDTAVVAKRVDSGTADTDEVRDLVRAAGYDVVGEVTQARKADPALQLGEGKVEELATLVRDTGADTVVFDNRLGPYQIFNLGGKLPDGVEVVDRFTLILDIFGQRAHTRKAQLQVELAELRYELPRAEAKTSLAKRDEKPGFMGLGEYDESREQDIKDRISRIRDELANIEKTEEHRRDQRRESGFDLVALAGYTNAGKSTLMRSLAADLDVDENEERHPDLDTTAESRDMLFTTLGTTTRRLDMENRDVLLTDTVGFISDLPHWLVESFKSTLESVYQSDLVLLVVDATESVEDIREKLVTSHDTLYERNEAPIVTVLNKVDEVPEDELAEKRAALSALAPNPVAVSGKEELNLDALRERIHDELPDRERERLVMPLTDDTMSVVSWVHDNAHVRDVSYGDDEVVVDFEARPSIVEKTRSKASNLAEA